Part of the Vigna unguiculata cultivar IT97K-499-35 chromosome 3, ASM411807v1, whole genome shotgun sequence genome, AGTTCCATTAGCCGAAGGATCTTAGGAGATGAGATGGAAAAGCAAGAGACATGCCGCAACCATTTAACAAAACTGGCTACAAAGGCATCAATTCTGAATAAACAGTGAATTCATGAAATCAAAAGCAGTTATTATTGGGCAGAATGAGTTGATCCTGTATTTACCAAGCGGAATTAGTGATGAAGTTACTTGCACTCCTATGATTTAGCGGCGATAATAGTTGCTGCAGTAAATAGTGCCTCTTTTCCAATCGACAATATCTCCATATGCCTACACCATGACAAATATCAAATTAGAAAATTGTCAACATCGTGAACAGAAGAAAGACTTCACGGGTCTCCTCCACCCACCAAAAATAAGAGAATTATAGGATCAGCTCAAAGTTTTGGTAATATTCAAGCATGGAAAGAAATTAGTGTAGTTTTATGTACCAATAGTAAATgcaaattttaaactttttgtaAGTTAATAAAATACGATCAACAGTCATGATATACcaaaacacaaatgaaaagtaCGCAAGCAATGTGAATTAAAATCCTAATGGTTCCCTTACGCATCCGTGCttctaaaatcattaaaagCAGAGATAAAATTCTGGCACAAATCCACAAGAGCACCGACTCCCCCTTCTTTGTCACCAGAAATGTTGGCATCAGCATTTCCATTTGACAATATTGACAATTGAGCCTGAAAGCCAATAAAAACACATTTCAAAAAGGAATTAGATTTTCAAGGAGTGTGAATTAATACTTTAGCTTCTCAAATGCTTCATTGACTAGTTtcatattcaaaaaattcagaTGACAAAACCTCTAGTTCGTCTCTCTATCCCATGTGATCGGTATCCCACCCTTAGGAATAAGGAAACTCTCTGTCTATTATGGTTTGTTTGACTTTAATTATGACATTCTTCTTCGTTTCTgttctttgtttcttctttagaaagattacaaatttgttaGGAATACGGACCAGTAATTAGGATAGTTACCATATGTATGTTAAGAGGTTAGCCAGTTACATATGATGGAGATTGTAAGAGGGGAAATACTGTTTATGTTGTATTATTTTGCAGATTTAGTTTTCTCTTCGTGAAAGGATCAATCTTTGTATTCCTTTTGTTTATGATAGTATTTCTACATGTTGAAATCAATATATATTCATTGATTCCTGAATAAGACAAGTACCTGAAAACCATGGGCCAGAAGGAATTGAATTACATCTAcaccaatttttttcattaagcTCTTAGTGCCAGTTTTATTTGAAAAGCATTTCAAAGCCCCACCAAATGTTGCATCTTCAATATAATCACTTGACTTACGAGTGCGAACGGAAGGCTgcaattttgtataaaacaaagATAGTTAAATCAAGAGATTATCAAAAAAGCTACTACCATACAACTAATAGAGCCTCCCTTTCAGAAGGAGGAAAGTATACCATTAAGTCCACCTTTAGATTACCTTGGTTATGTATTTCCACAGATACTGCACAACTATTTCCAGCTTCAACTTCGGTTCACTGAAGGTCTGAAGAGATTCTCATGAAAAGCAGAAGAAACTGTTATCCACTAGATAATTCCCCCAAAAAGTGACTTGAAATTGGAATTGGAAAGTAACTACACAAGTAGGACGTGTCAAGTCAACCAATAATACACTATTATGTGGCAAACCCCCGAATCCTATGTATGTAATTCATCTAGTCGTGTATACAGACAGTTATGAACAATGAAAGAGAGGTGGGTGAGAGGAATAGAGAGGGAAAGGGCACAGACAGTAATTGTGTTTGGGAGCAACCTTGAAAAAAAGAGGGACACTATCTTTGTTGTAAGCTAGTTCATCAAGAATTATCTCCATCAAAGGTGTTCTGCACCAATTGCACcaaaatacaatattattaaatgtatgttatcaaaagaatttgacctataaagaaacaagaaaatcaACTCAAAGTTTCCACTTtgtaaagaaacaaaattacaaGTTACCTTGGACTGTCTGCTCTTGTAGTGTGACCTTCCATATCTGCTTTCTTCCTTGCCATATCAAGGTTCATAATCTAAAATCACTCAgaatgtaagaaaaaaacaGAACACTTGTTTGATGTTTACgcaaataaaatgaataaaattgttCAGGAACTTACCATCACTAGAAGTTTCTCCATTGAAACACATGTGTCCTTTAATACTCCAAATAAAGAAAGAGACAATGCAACATGACAATTTCTGGATAACTTAGATTTAGAACTTTGTTGAAGCTCCAAATGTTTACTGAATTCACCTTGAAGAAGTTGAGATAGTTGACAAATAATTGTCAAGCAATCCTTCATCAAgcttttgtaatttattttcctaGATCCCTGccaaaacaacataaaacatatattttggcAAAAAACCAAAAGGGAAAGGAAAGTTTTCAAGGTGATGGAGTCAAGATGCATAAATATCCCATCAACAGGACAAATGGAAAAAAGAGTACAAGAGTATCAGTTTTCACATAGCACCATAATCAATATGTTTGATTGTTAATTGGTTACGCAAAAAATCTTCTTTTACACAGTATGATCAGTATAGTTTTGGCATAAAAACAAATACCAGTAGCAGGCTAAGCAAAGACTCCCTCTGCATGTTCCATTCCGAGGATGCTGCAATAAAATAGATAGAATAAGTATTTTGCTAAGGCATGGTGATAGCAGAGATGAGTTTAACTTCATACATTACCATTGCGTGGTATAAAATCATCCTCAAAAACAATGACAAGGTACTGGAAGAGTAACATGTTCCTCAAGGGCTGCAGCAAGATTATGCAAAGATATTAAACACCCATCCACCTTGTTAGGAACCAAGAAACCAAAATCCTAACA contains:
- the LOC114178916 gene encoding negative regulator of systemic acquired resistance SNI1; the protein is MVNPSNSERWNRAGIDDNMLAMFDASETKDPHQDALDDRIAFLDVVRASSIGPEYGKPPTSKIFGAVFHMLRTGNSLEIIVGSYKLLVDLDKHFPRVYLSRSSSNSPSKLVAVKEAWSPFIDCLDNGTAEAGDKQSSGPLDPSSFQLLIEDVAEIISGSKLQAANMEPLRNMLLFQYLVIVFEDDFIPRNASSEWNMQRESLLSLLLGSRKINYKSLMKDCLTIICQLSQLLQGEFSKHLELQQSSKSKLSRNCHVALSLSLFGVLKDTCVSMEKLLVMIMNLDMARKKADMEGHTTRADSPRTPLMEIILDELAYNKDSVPLFFKTFSEPKLKLEIVVQYLWKYITKPSVRTRKSSDYIEDATFGGALKCFSNKTGTKSLMKKIGVDVIQFLLAHGFQAQLSILSNGNADANISGDKEGGVGALVDLCQNFISAFNDFRSTDAHMEILSIGKEALFTAATIIAAKS